One region of Oryza sativa Japonica Group chromosome 10, ASM3414082v1 genomic DNA includes:
- the LOC107275771 gene encoding disease resistance protein RGA2 gives MDVVISALVSDIISRFMSFLISKYGHNSCLKNKLERLQHLLLRVHMVVEEAEGRYITNAGMLMQLKMLTEAMYKGYHVFDTYGPLELIKEAGEVSDSYALDFHYVRRFHLSGGTIVSREVKSSLENLETVLDNLKEFVSLLNGCERIFRNPYSTYLYIDNFMFGRQVERQQIMSILMLDDHPKIPAVLPIIGGCRVGKKTLVWSVCSDERIRSHFSTILHFGGDDIKKFDERKVMPLKTLITVEFISDISDCEWLNFYSLVASSGNGSKVIIISRLEKLARFGTVNPIELRNFSHEEYSYLFNVLAFGSSNPLDHPRLAIIGKEIARTLQGSLVAINIYANVLRNNFSVPFWIRVLNLYRGMMESNLSLYGEHPKSLLQKDGTIIDITAFCPSLATNSLRITLLTGEKFKYDNKRELPVMGFGDIIAGSVTMPMKFQLVWESRLAPYTVISATCGAEELLSTTSTRKKRKIVCTS, from the coding sequence AGTGAGTGACATCATTAGCCGATTCATGTCATTCCTTATCAGTAAGTATGGACACAACTCATGTTTGAAGAACAAACTTGAGAGACTGCAACATCTTCTTCTAAGGGTTCATATGGTTGTTGAGGAGGCAGAAGGACGATACATTACAAATGCAGGGATGCTGATGCAACTCAAGATGCTTACAGAGGCTATGTATAAAGGCTACCATGTCTTTGACACTTACGGTCCCTTAGAGCTTATTAAAGAAGCAGGGGAGGTGAGTGACTCATATGCCCTGGATTTCCATTATGTAAGACGCTTTCATCTATCTGGTGGCACAATTGTTAGCAGGGAGGTGAAGAGTTCATTAGAAAATTTAGAAACCGTTCTTGATAACCTAAAGGAATTTGTTTCACTCCTAAATGGATGCGAACGGATATTCCGCAATCCATATAGTACCTATCTTTACATTGACAACTTCATGTTTGGACGTCAGGTCGAAAGGCAACAAATCATGAGCATATTGATGCTAGATGATCATCCTAAGATCCCAGCTGTGCTGCCTATAATTGGTGGTTGTAGAGTAGGTAAGAAGACACTAGTTTGGAGTGTTTGTAGTGATGAGAGGATCCGCTCTCACTTTTCTACCATTCTGCATTTCGGTGGCGATGATATTAAGAAATTTGATGAACGCAAGGTTATGCCTCTCAAGACATTAATTACTGTTGAATTTATTTCAGACATAAGTGACTGTGAATGGTTGAATTTTTATTCTTTAGTAGCCTCCTCTGGTAACGGAAGCAAGGTTATAATCATAAGTAGGCTTGAGAAACTAGCAAGGTTTGGGACAGTAAACCCCATTGAACTTAGGAACTTTTCACATGAGGAGTACAGCTACCTTTTCAACGTTCTCGCATTTGGAAGCTCGAACCCATTGGATCACCCCCGGTTAGCGATAATAGGGAAGGAAATAGCAAGAACATTGCAGGGGTCACTTGTCGCCATAAACATATATGCTAATGTTCTGAGGAATAATTTCAGTGTTCCATTTTGGATCCGTGTGCTGAACCTATACAGAGGGATGATGGAGAGCAACTTGTCCTTGTATGGTGAACACCCTAAATCTCTACTTCAGAAAGATGGAACTATTATAGATATAACTGCATTTTGCCCGTCATTGGCTACAAACTCACTTCGAATCACACTGCTAACTGGTGAAAAATTCAAGTATGATAACAAAAGGGAATTACCCGTCATGGGATTCGGCGATATAATAGCGGGCTCCGTAACCATGCCAATGAAGTTTCAGTTAGTTTGGGAATCACGGTTAGCCCCTTATACTGTTATTTCTGCAACTTGTGGTGCAGAGGAGCTTCTGTCAACAACCTCAACAAGGAAGAAACGGAAGATTGTGTGTACTTCCTGA